The genomic DNA TAAAATATATAAATCAGGTTTCACAATTTTATTAGGAATTTCCTCTAGTACTTTATTTTTTTCCAAGACAATATCTACATCTAACTTTTCATTGAAAATCATGTAATGTAATAAAATTCCCATATCAATTAATGTAGTTTTTTTAATCTCAGATAAACACTGATAATAGGCAAGTCTTTCTTGAATGTTATCATTTGATTTAAATTCTTTCTGAAATTTTATGATCATATCATCTGAATCTTTTGGATGTATAGTAGGACCGATTATAATAGTCCCTTTAATATCATCATGATTTTCTATATGAATTAGAACAAAATTTTCAAGATAGTTGTTACTTCGGAAAAGTGGCAAGTTAAAGGGATCGCTTTCTTGATAAATATCACTAAGATGTTCTTCTTTTGAAGAATAAAAAGGACTACAAACATTATCAGATGTAGAATGATATAAAATTTTTCTGTCTGCAGATAAAATATGTACAGGGGCATTAAATGCTTTATGTGCAAGATCACACAAGTGTTGTATATCGATGGAAGTATTCATTACATTCTCCTTTATAGATCCATAAAATATATTCTGTTAGATATAATTCACGACAAATAATACTATAAAATATCAAATTAGTACAATTCACAACAAAATATTACTATATCTTTTTTATAAAAATCATATATTATTTAATTGTAGTTAGCATCTAAATATCAGAGTAGATAAGTAAATGAAATACGCTAAGTTCTTTTCTTAATTCTACAAGATATAATTATTGAACTTGAGAAAACAGTGAAGTACTACAAAATACAGTGGTAGTCAATGCGAGGACCAAGCTGGAAAAAGATTTAAAATGCAGCGAAAGTAACAGGAGATACTGTACCACCGCAAGAAACAACAGTCAAAGTTCCACTTCAATCATTTATACAAATGGAATTCAAAAAAAGAAATACTGCTAATTTAAATGTGAAGCTGAAAAACTATTTTGTTCCGAATTTTAGAAAAAGATAATAAAGAAGTCGTGAAATCGGAAATAGATGAAAGCGATAAGGCTATTTCTGAAACACTATGTTTTGAAAAGTACAAGGTGGAGGAAATTCAAGTACTCAATTAAACATTTAATTGAGAGAAAGGTCTTTTCATCAACAAAAAATAAGAACAAAAAAACGAATGGAATATTGGAAATATTTTCGATATAATGCCAAATAGTTTTATCTAATTGGCACTATATTACTGGTCGCAATATTAGTTTTAATTTCCACAAAAGAGGAAAAAATATATATACTTTACAAATACTAAGAATATCAAACTAGATAGTTTTATTACCGCATCACATAAACTTATTATTAATTTCCAAATACAATAGTTTTTAATCAACAAAAAAACTTCAATAATTAAGGTGCACAGTAAATTGACCTCAAAACAGTAATTACTACAATATCAGTTTTTGCTTATTCTATAAAAAAAGAAATATCACTTAATAATTATGCCTTTATATCGATTTAGACATAAAACATTTTATTATATCGGCTTAAGTATTATGGAATTAAAATGGCAAATAACACCAAAATTTTTTTAAGGGATCATACATCGTTCGTATTGAATTAATTATCTTTCGATACCTATGCCATTAACAAAACTACAAAAGGTTATTACAAAGGAATCTGAGAGGTTTTTTCAATTTGAAAATTTATTTTTTGTAAATTAAAGGAAAAATAATCCGTATATATACGGATTATTTTCTTAGTGTAATCTGTATTGACCTGTTAACTGTTTTTCAGCCATTCGAACTAAGCGTTTTGTAATCTCTCCACTGATCGAACCATTTGCAGATGATGATGTATCAGGTCCCAGTGTGACTCCTAGTTCAAGAGCAATTTCATACTTCATTTGCTCAATAATACTTGTAGTAGCAGAAATAAGAATTTCATTTGTATTACTTTCGTATCTTTGAATATTTATAATTGCACTTCCAATATATTTATAAATAACATGTGCCTACTCATGCTATTTATGCATGAGTAACCTAATTTCTTCTAGTATTTTTATGAGAATCCTTTCCCTCCCCATATTCCACCAATTAAATTTGAAACACAAATGTACATTGCATTTCAATATAACAATAAAAGCTACAAAAGCAACGAATTTACTACTTTAAAGTTAAGTGTTTAACCTTGAAGTACTTAAATTCTTTTTTCCAGATAAAGCATACATTATATCTTGATGCTTTATTGTCCTCTTATAATTATGTGGTATCGGGAATTTGTTTCGGTGTTCTTTCATTATAATTAAAGTTTGAAGTTCTATGCTCAATACTTTTGCAAGAACATGATAGTTATATCCATTGTTTAACAGAGAAATTATGTCATAAAACATAGTTTTTCCACCCACTAATTTTACTAATCTATTCTTTAACTCATCCCTTTTTTCTTTAGCTTCATCAATTTCTAACAACATGGATTTTTTATTTGTTTGCTTAATGTATTGATTATATAACTCTGGGAATTCTTTTTGAACTTCTTTGTTTAATACTGGTTTATATTTAATCATATAAGTAACTTGTAACAATGAGCGTTTTAATAAACTATCTTCAATGAGATACGCTACTTTATTAAATAAATGTACATATTCCTTAATATTGGAATAACTATTAAAATGAGCTAACACTCTACTTTTTATACTAAAAGCCTTGCCTACATAAATAATATTGTCATTATAATCTTTAATGAAATAAATACCACTGTCATCTTTTTCTAATTCATTATCCAGTTCTTCTAGACTCATAAAATGCAATTCACTCATACTTTCCTCTCCTTATTAGTTTTAAATCATGAAAAACAGGCAAGGTTTCTAAAAAAGGCACTCTGCTGTCCTAGGATTTTTCATTTTATTTCTTGCTAAATATCAAAAAACTGTTTCTATGTTACTCAACTATCAATATGATTATTAATAAAATTTTCTATCGTTATTATCTCGCAATTTTATCATGTAATTTCGATATCGTTTCCTCATTTAAATTACTGTGTTTTATCGAATAAAGGAAATATATGGCTGCCCCAATAGTAATCCAAATACTAAAGTACATCCATGTCCTTAACGGTAAATTTAGCATTAAAAACACACAACATACAATTGAAACGCTTGGTAATACAGGTACAAAAGGTACCATAAATCCACGTTTTAAATTTGGGTGTGATTTACGGAGAATAATAACTGATAGACAAACTAACGCAAACGTCACCAAACTACCGATATTAACTAAATTAACCAATTCTTTTAAATCAATAAACCCAGCTATTATAGAGCTCCCTATTCCTGCCAATCCAGTTATAAAAGTGGGTGCTCCAGTTTTCTTATTAACTTTCGCAAATGATTTCGGTAACAATCCATCACGACTCATTGCAAAGAATACTCGTGTTGCCGCATACATATTGGAAAAAATAACAGCCATAAGGCCAATTACAGCACCTGCAGCAATTGCACCAGCAACTTTTCCTTGTCCTACCACTTCCATTACATAAGCCATTGCCTCAGGAACATTTAATTCTTTATAGGAAACCATTCCTGTCATAACAAGGCATACCATAACATAAATAATTGTACATATGATTAATGATGCAATAATACCGATGGGAAGATTACGTTTCGGATCTTTTACTTCTTCTGCTGAAGTTGCTAATATATCAAAACCCGTGAAAGCGAATAAAATAGCTGCTCCACCCGTAAAAACCCCACTTAAACCGTATGGTGCAATTGGTATCCAGTTCATTGGTTTTACATAGAATATACCAACTGTAATAAACAACAAAATCATACCAATTTTAATCAATACCATTATATTATTGATTCGTTTACTTTCCCTCGTACCACGGGATAACATCCATGCTAATATCAATGTAATGATTACTGCTGGTAGATTCACAATACCACCATGTGAAGGGATCGTTACTAGAGCTTTAGGTATCTCTAATCCAAACCCTTTTATTAAATTGTGGAAATAGCCTGTCCATCCAGCAGCGACAGCCGCTGTTGCCACAATATATATTAACAGTAAAGACCAACCTACTAGATGAGCAACAAACTCACCAATTGTTGCATATGAGTACGTATATACACTACCAGATGCCGGGAGTGTGGAAGCAATTTCTGCGTAACATAATGCTATAAATCCGCATATAATTGCTGCAAGTACAAATGAAAAAATAACTGCTGGACCAGCATCTCTTGCTGCCACTAATCCAGTTAACACAAGAACCCCTGTTCCAATTATTGAGCCTACCCCTAACATAATTAAATCAAATGCTCCTAATGTTTTCGTTAAGGTCTTGCTTTGATTATGCTCTAACAATTGTGTAACGGATTTCTTTTTTAATAACTTACTCATATTCTCTGTATCCCCTTTAAAATAAGGTTTGCTCTTCTCATTATTGTTGTATATAAATTTACTTAGTTATTAGATAGTCTTATAATATTTCTTTTACGTTAAATAAATTTGAAACATTCTATTTTTTCTCTTTCCTCCACTGTTCAACAAACATCAGCTATAATGTGTTATAGCTGATTCACTTTACCTCCAAAGATATAAATAAAAGATTTTTTCATTCCAAAGAGATAATTAGTTTTGTATGCCCGATAATGGTATGATAAACAAAAATAATTTATTTATTTAATTGAGTTTCACTAGAACTTAAGGTATTTTTCTTCCGTAATACACTAACAATATACCCACATACACCGCCTATAATAGCCGGAAATCCCCACCCTAAACCTACACTATATAAAGGAAGAAAGTGCTCAACAAAATTATGGATTATTTCGCTTTCTATTCCAGCAGCTTTTAATCCATCTAACGAACTAAAAATAAATGTCAATATCAAACTCCCTTGATATACTTCAAATCTACCATTGAATACAGAGTGTAAAAATGTTAGAAATATTAAGGTAATAGCAATTGGATACATAGTTATTAATACAGGGATTGAAATCTTAATTAATTGTGTTAACCCTATATTCGCAACTAGTGTACTGAAAACAGACAAAATAATAGCAAGTTTTTTGTAAGAAACCTTTGGAAATAATTTATGAAAAAAAGAAGAACAAGCAGTGATAAGTCCTACGCTTGTGATTAAACATGCTACTATAATCATTACACCTAAGAAAATTGCACCATATGAACCAAAGTAATAGTCCGAAACTTTTGCTAAAACTTCAGCCCCATTATTTAAACGACCTAGTTTTTCTACACTAGAAGCGCCCATATAGGAAAGGGCAGTATAAATAAGAGCTAAGAGTGTAGCAGCAATAGCCGTTGCTTTTACACAAACAATCATAAGCTGCTTTTTAGTAGTAGCCCCTTTTTCTCTAATTGCATTCACAATAATGATTCCGAAAACAAAAGCTCCAAGAGCATCTAATGTTAAATATCCTTCTTGAAAACCTTTAAAAAATGAATCTGATGCATACAATTCAATAGGCGCTTGAATTCTTCCAATTGGATGAATAAAAGTCACAACTACGAGGATCCCAATAACAGTCAATTTGATAGGAGTCAAAATTTTCCCAACTATATCAATAATCTTTGTAGGATTAAGGGATAACAAGCATGTAACTGTAAAAAATAAGATTGTAAATACAGTTAATGCAACAGGATCTGCATCATTTGATAAAAAAGGTTTAATTCCAATTTCAAACGATACATTACCAGATCTAGGGATGGCGTAAAAGGGACCAATTGCTAGATAGAGAACGGTCGTAAATACAATACCAAACACCGGATGCACACGACTAGCTAAAGATTGCAAATCATTTTCACCTGAAAAAACAAATGCTGTTATTGCTAACAATGGTAAACCCACTCCAGTAACTAAAAAGCCTGCATTGGCTATCCATACATTATTTCCAGCCATTTGACCAAGCATAGGTGGAAAAATTAAATTTCCTGCTCCAAAAAACAATGCAAACAGCATCAATCCTATAATAATGATAAAGGAAGTAGGAACCTTATTTGACATAACAACTCCTCCGATTATAGATTTGTATACGCTCTTTATTTTTCCTATAATTTATATGTTAATATAGTTTATTCCAGCCTAGAGCACCGTTGCAGAAAGCCATTTTATGATCCCGAACAGCAACAAGCTTATAATTGAAATAACAACTTAAATTAATGGCTATGAATTTACGCCTAAACAAAGCTTCTCACCTATTAGTTAAACTAGACATTTCCATAGATTTTTGCGTACAACGTTTCATAGCTGAAATGATAGCTGTTCTTAAACCTTTTTCTTCTAATGTTGCTACAGCTTCTATCGTCGTTCCACCTGGAGAACAAACCATATCCTTCAATTCACCTGGATGTATTCCCGTTTCCAATACCATTTTTGCAGAACCTAATACAGCCTGAGCCGCAAATTTATAAGCTTGATTTCTCGGCATACCGTCAAGTACAGCAGCATCTGCCATGGCTTCTATAAACATATACACATATGCTGGAGAAGAACCACTAATAGATGTAACAACATCCATTAGTTTTTCATTTACGACCTCCGTCTGGCCGAAAATATTAAATATATTTAGTACCTCTTTTATATCTTTTTCTGTAACCATTTCATTAAAGGATAATGCAGACATTCCTTCCCCAACAAGTACCGGTGTATTAGGCATTACCC from Bacillus basilensis includes the following:
- a CDS encoding alpha/beta-type small acid-soluble spore protein; its protein translation is MNIQRYESNTNEILISATTSIIEQMKYEIALELGVTLGPDTSSSANGSISGEITKRLVRMAEKQLTGQYRLH
- a CDS encoding peptidase, with product MFRILEKDNKEVVKSEIDESDKAISETLCFEKYKVEEIQVLN
- the brnQ gene encoding branched-chain amino acid transport system II carrier protein, with product MSNKVPTSFIIIIGLMLFALFFGAGNLIFPPMLGQMAGNNVWIANAGFLVTGVGLPLLAITAFVFSGENDLQSLASRVHPVFGIVFTTVLYLAIGPFYAIPRSGNVSFEIGIKPFLSNDADPVALTVFTILFFTVTCLLSLNPTKIIDIVGKILTPIKLTVIGILVVVTFIHPIGRIQAPIELYASDSFFKGFQEGYLTLDALGAFVFGIIIVNAIREKGATTKKQLMIVCVKATAIAATLLALIYTALSYMGASSVEKLGRLNNGAEVLAKVSDYYFGSYGAIFLGVMIIVACLITSVGLITACSSFFHKLFPKVSYKKLAIILSVFSTLVANIGLTQLIKISIPVLITMYPIAITLIFLTFLHSVFNGRFEVYQGSLILTFIFSSLDGLKAAGIESEIIHNFVEHFLPLYSVGLGWGFPAIIGGVCGYIVSVLRKKNTLSSSETQLNK
- the proC gene encoding pyrroline-5-carboxylate reductase, with the translated sequence MNKQIGFIGCGNMGIAMIGGMINKNIVSPNQIICSDLNVSNLKNASDKYGITITTNNNEVANSADILILSIKPDLYTSVINQIKDHIKNDVIVVTIAAGKSIKSTENEFDRKLKVIRVMPNTPVLVGEGMSALSFNEMVTEKDIKEVLNIFNIFGQTEVVNEKLMDVVTSISGSSPAYVYMFIEAMADAAVLDGMPRNQAYKFAAQAVLGSAKMVLETGIHPGELKDMVCSPGGTTIEAVATLEEKGLRTAIISAMKRCTQKSMEMSSLTNR
- a CDS encoding nucleotide excision repair endonuclease, coding for MSELHFMSLEELDNELEKDDSGIYFIKDYNDNIIYVGKAFSIKSRVLAHFNSYSNIKEYVHLFNKVAYLIEDSLLKRSLLQVTYMIKYKPVLNKEVQKEFPELYNQYIKQTNKKSMLLEIDEAKEKRDELKNRLVKLVGGKTMFYDIISLLNNGYNYHVLAKVLSIELQTLIIMKEHRNKFPIPHNYKRTIKHQDIMYALSGKKNLSTSRLNT
- a CDS encoding amino acid permease — encoded protein: MSKLLKKKSVTQLLEHNQSKTLTKTLGAFDLIMLGVGSIIGTGVLVLTGLVAARDAGPAVIFSFVLAAIICGFIALCYAEIASTLPASGSVYTYSYATIGEFVAHLVGWSLLLIYIVATAAVAAGWTGYFHNLIKGFGLEIPKALVTIPSHGGIVNLPAVIITLILAWMLSRGTRESKRINNIMVLIKIGMILLFITVGIFYVKPMNWIPIAPYGLSGVFTGGAAILFAFTGFDILATSAEEVKDPKRNLPIGIIASLIICTIIYVMVCLVMTGMVSYKELNVPEAMAYVMEVVGQGKVAGAIAAGAVIGLMAVIFSNMYAATRVFFAMSRDGLLPKSFAKVNKKTGAPTFITGLAGIGSSIIAGFIDLKELVNLVNIGSLVTFALVCLSVIILRKSHPNLKRGFMVPFVPVLPSVSIVCCVFLMLNLPLRTWMYFSIWITIGAAIYFLYSIKHSNLNEETISKLHDKIAR